The uncultured Fibrobacter sp. genomic interval AAGCTTTTTATGGATGGAGCATCAAGGCGATTGGAGTGTGTTTCAAATAGGGAGAGAACGCAGTTTTTATATAAAAAAAATTTGCTTCGGGAGCAGTTTTAATTTTTTTATAAGAAAGGAAGTCATGCAGAATTTGATGTGTATTACAGTGTTTTATTGACGGCAATGCGCAAGAGTGACTTCAGACACACTGCTGAGAGAACAAAGTGCGGTTTATGAACATTTTATTGAAATGAATGTATTTTATTCGTTATGAGCGTTTTTGTATTTTATACGGAAGTGAGTATCGGATGCGCATGTGTCCTGATGCTTCTCTTGTATAGTATTAAGCGGCTTCCCACTCCGCAATTGCGATTCACGCTATTCCACAGGTTGGTGCTGTGGCATATTCTTTATTTCTTTAGCGATGCGCTTTGGGCGCTGGTGAATGATAGCGTCCTTCCGAAAAATACGTTCAGCGTTCTGGCTGTGAATTACTCGAATGCGATTATTGCAGCGATTCTGTTCTATAGTTGCTTCATTTATGCAGAAATGAGTACGCGTCCTGAGATGACTCGCGTACAAATTCGCCATCTCCAGTCAAGGTTGCGGATTCCGATTTACGTGGAAATTGTGTTGTTGCTCGTCGCATTTTTAGTTGCTCCGGATTTTTGGCTCGATGAAAATCTAGAACCATGCGACCTTTATTACTTTATCTTGTCGTTCTTGCCGTTTGTCTACATCATGACGGTGACGGTCCGCTGCATTGTCCGTGGGCTTAAACCGCAGAATCGGCAGAACCTAAAGACATACCTGGTTATAGCGAGCTACACTCCGGGTTGCATTGTCGCAGCCGGGTTACAGATATTCTTATCGCTGACGACGCCGGTATTCTGCTTCTGGTGTACCATGATAATCTTGTTTGTCTATCTGAATTCGCAGAACCAACTGATTTCGACGGATCCCCTGACTTCGCTCAACAACCGTAACCAATTGCAGCGGTATCTGCTCTTGCAGCGGGAGGCGAAAACCTCCTTTGTGATTATGGTGGATGTGGACCATTTCAAGCAAATTAACGATACGTACGGGCACATGGAAGGCGACCGGGCGCTAGTGCTTGTTTCGCGGGCGCTCAAGAAAGCGTGTGGGCGGTTGAGAATGTCTATTTTCCTGTGCCGTTATGGCGGCGATGAGTTTTTAATGATTGCGCAGACGAAAACTCCCAAAGAGGTGCTCAAGGTGGTCCGGGGATGCCTGCAAGAAGAAATCGAGAATCGGAAAAGTTCGCTGACCTATACAATCGAGGTGAGCATGGGCTATGCCAACTGGGATGGCCGTGCTGCAACCTTTAGGGATAGCATTGTCGCTGCCGACCAGAAAATGTACGAAGACAAACGTTCGAGCGTTTAGGCTCCAGCCCCTAGCCTCTAAAACCCTATCCCTCTAATTTATTTCTCAGATAGTGCCTTGCGGTCCACGTGAAGTACAGAATGTCTGCAATGACGAGCGCGATGGCGCAAGCCAAGAATACGGGCTGGTGCATGCCGAAATGCCCTGCCATGGAACCTCCCGCTAAAATACCGGCACCGATACCGATATCCCAGCCGCTCAAATAGGTGCTGTTCGCTGTACCGCGCTGGTCGTGGCGGGCGAGGTTCA includes:
- a CDS encoding GGDEF domain-containing protein, whose product is MSVFVFYTEVSIGCACVLMLLLYSIKRLPTPQLRFTLFHRLVLWHILYFFSDALWALVNDSVLPKNTFSVLAVNYSNAIIAAILFYSCFIYAEMSTRPEMTRVQIRHLQSRLRIPIYVEIVLLLVAFLVAPDFWLDENLEPCDLYYFILSFLPFVYIMTVTVRCIVRGLKPQNRQNLKTYLVIASYTPGCIVAAGLQIFLSLTTPVFCFWCTMIILFVYLNSQNQLISTDPLTSLNNRNQLQRYLLLQREAKTSFVIMVDVDHFKQINDTYGHMEGDRALVLVSRALKKACGRLRMSIFLCRYGGDEFLMIAQTKTPKEVLKVVRGCLQEEIENRKSSLTYTIEVSMGYANWDGRAATFRDSIVAADQKMYEDKRSSV